The following proteins come from a genomic window of Aquimarina sp. MAR_2010_214:
- a CDS encoding DUF4157 domain-containing protein — MRLNRRKKPINQTQNKGSFIQPKLKVGKPGDKYEVEADKMADQVVSKSSSNSDGAIQKKGGSEEEVQQKPLASSITPLVQTSMFKDRKEGGVQKMEEEEPVQAMEEEESVQAMEEEEPVQAMEEEEPVQAMEEEEPVQAKCAACENEGEVQAMEEEGIQTKSENPNTAGSIESKLNTSSKGNKLSGDTKNEMESGFGADFSHVNIHTDSNAVQMSQELGAQAFTHGTDIYFNKGKYNPSSKDGKHLLAHELTHTIQQRGMVQQKRINKKRNPAIQLQKKPKCVRPIKWKHKNARKHGANAIRIDINWKSSTGALADLSNCTVREVVKYGKIPNPPFTWTPPNPTILSVAGTSGAAMDTHSYPPGIASLSKKYGKMIATQVYQWKCTGPNCDSKWHTFPGQRYTIRRTVYRIKGTTKWFYRIVKYGGSGFKSARRVKIP; from the coding sequence ATTCAACCAAAGTTGAAGGTGGGTAAACCTGGAGATAAATACGAGGTTGAAGCAGATAAAATGGCAGATCAAGTCGTTAGTAAAAGTTCATCAAACTCAGACGGAGCAATCCAAAAAAAAGGAGGCTCTGAAGAAGAAGTACAACAAAAACCATTGGCATCTTCTATTACTCCATTAGTACAAACAAGCATGTTTAAAGATAGAAAAGAAGGAGGAGTTCAGAAGATGGAAGAGGAAGAACCTGTTCAGGCTATGGAGGAAGAGGAATCTGTTCAAGCTATGGAAGAAGAGGAACCTGTTCAAGCTATGGAAGAAGAGGAACCTGTTCAAGCTATGGAAGAAGAGGAACCAGTACAAGCAAAATGCGCAGCATGTGAAAATGAAGGAGAGGTTCAAGCTATGGAAGAGGAAGGTATTCAAACCAAGTCAGAAAACCCTAATACTGCTGGATCAATAGAGTCTAAACTTAATACTAGTAGTAAAGGAAATAAATTGTCTGGTGATACTAAAAATGAAATGGAATCAGGTTTTGGAGCAGATTTCAGTCATGTAAACATTCATACAGATAGTAATGCTGTACAAATGAGTCAAGAATTAGGAGCGCAGGCCTTTACACATGGTACTGATATATATTTTAATAAGGGAAAATACAATCCAAGTTCTAAAGATGGAAAACATTTATTAGCGCATGAACTGACACATACCATCCAGCAGAGAGGTATGGTACAACAAAAAAGAATAAATAAAAAAAGAAATCCCGCGATACAACTTCAAAAAAAGCCGAAATGTGTTCGCCCTATTAAGTGGAAACATAAAAATGCCAGAAAACATGGAGCAAATGCAATTAGAATTGATATAAATTGGAAAAGTAGTACAGGAGCTTTAGCAGATCTATCTAACTGCACGGTTAGAGAAGTAGTCAAATATGGCAAAATACCTAACCCACCATTTACATGGACACCACCAAATCCAACAATACTTAGTGTAGCAGGAACTAGTGGTGCCGCAATGGATACACACAGCTATCCTCCCGGAATTGCGAGTCTCTCAAAAAAATATGGAAAAATGATTGCAACTCAGGTATACCAATGGAAATGTACTGGACCTAATTGTGATAGTAAATGGCATACTTTTCCCGGTCAGCGGTATACTATTAGAAGAACAGTATATAGAATAAAAGGAACAACAAAATGGTTTTATAGAATTGTGAAATATGGAGGTTCAGGTTTTAAATCTGCGAGAAGGGTGAAAATACCATAA
- a CDS encoding DUF4157 domain-containing protein, producing MFKTATKTYNKSNSSSLFNKGKADSSFIQPKLNIGKPNDKYEVEADRVADTVVAKGNTTADTFFNPAPLVQKQKEDEVQTLVEPDNEIQQKSLVESITPLVSKQAEPLQEKEEQEEIQQKTEEEVQKKEAEEEIQQKSEEELQKKDAQEEIQQKAEIKEDQVQSKSDSHIVIPELQKQEEEIQKKDDQEEVQQKPEADVQKKEVKEDHIQPKIDNHAVTPELQKQEEEIQEKEEEEEQQPIQTKVNTAAGSDESGNSSVESRLNSSKGGGSPLPDGAKSQMESGFGTDFSNVRVHTDSSAVQMSKDLGAQAFTHGNDIYFNEGKFDTSSSSGQHLLAHELTHTVQQGATVQRKPEISQTSNTVQLLPDIIAGKLNEYARFIPGYTLFTVLIEYNPILGETVRRTPINVVEGLLELIPVWGVLLVDKLREYDVLQTAFDWINEELTRLNLTTDRIERLINEAWEDMDFVRFDPFDFNVGVLERTFTGLYNDVISFADSLKDQILEFIKDAVVSPLVGFLEENSPTYVLATKVIGSKFPLEDEVNAPTVEILEDFLVLIGKETEVEEMKNKGTLQETADWIDTQLITFFSLLGRFNALFTRAWDAFSLENLRDIPTVFSELLTDFTELLQDFLDFAAEVALKVLEIIKNALLAWLSSFADDIPGFHLLTVIIRINPFTGEAVARSTENIIRGFMGLVPGGEAKFQELQQTGVVTSAAQRIDALIARLGISVAFIVQLFTDIWDSLSIDDLISPIETFQRIAAQFGEPISRLFSFVVEVVKIIIELILAMMNFPTDLIQSIIANTLQAFNDIKRDPVEFLLNLIRAIKQGFVQFFNNFINHLLSGLQRWLFGELDNAGIQPPADITFQSILSMSMDVLGITVDNILERLALKIGQDKVDKIRAGLDMLTGIWTFIKDVIERGPIAIWEYIQEKISNLWSIIVDGVKGWIMTTIVTRVTTKLLSMLDPTGIMAVVNSAIAFFNAIQSFIEKLREMLEILNTFVAGIAELARGSITTAANYLETALADGIPVAISFLAKQVGLGNLGEKISEMIELAREKINEGIDWLIDKAMAAGTAFLNMLGLGGEEEEDAETPTGPISAAIAEINSEGEREKDEGEVTEEEAQGIKNKVNTDHASVINISSVTDGGDTWNYNYVQRAVEKIPKKTVEPTVIRYTPGKVVADPLTSDRSSGSRPGVLPGWAHAQTLNVVHDSWVRGHMLSEELGGTGSAQNLSIISKSINGLMETGPENFAKTATTATSSNPGKKLYYETTWENHPKSGTVENFAKTITVKIAEYNGDVRGPLVPYPFTQSAPPLTAAGVSFNINEIGRPTIVAQFKVSSNFALDILEAKATYGRFASVADLISKIELLYTSKGFSQGSRKWNSIRTNVTLINSNMSTNSNLQIS from the coding sequence ATGTTTAAAACAGCGACTAAAACATATAACAAATCTAATAGCTCTTCTCTTTTTAATAAAGGGAAAGCTGACTCCTCTTTTATACAACCCAAATTAAATATTGGTAAACCTAATGATAAATATGAAGTAGAAGCAGATCGGGTGGCAGATACTGTGGTAGCTAAAGGAAACACTACAGCTGATACATTTTTTAATCCTGCCCCATTGGTTCAGAAACAGAAAGAAGACGAGGTACAAACATTAGTAGAGCCAGATAACGAAATCCAACAAAAGTCACTGGTAGAGAGTATAACTCCATTGGTCAGTAAGCAAGCAGAACCTTTACAGGAAAAAGAAGAACAAGAAGAAATCCAACAGAAGACGGAAGAAGAAGTCCAGAAAAAAGAAGCTGAGGAGGAAATCCAACAGAAATCAGAGGAAGAACTACAGAAAAAAGATGCGCAGGAAGAAATTCAACAGAAGGCGGAAATAAAAGAGGATCAGGTTCAATCAAAATCAGATAGTCATATTGTTATTCCTGAACTTCAAAAGCAAGAAGAGGAAATTCAGAAAAAAGATGATCAGGAAGAAGTTCAACAGAAACCAGAAGCTGATGTTCAGAAAAAAGAGGTAAAAGAAGATCATATCCAACCAAAAATAGATAATCATGCCGTCACTCCCGAGCTTCAAAAACAAGAAGAAGAAATTCAGGAAAAAGAGGAAGAAGAAGAACAGCAACCGATTCAAACCAAAGTCAATACCGCTGCTGGTTCAGATGAATCTGGAAATTCGTCAGTAGAATCTCGTTTAAATAGTTCCAAAGGTGGAGGTTCTCCTTTACCAGATGGGGCTAAAAGTCAAATGGAATCCGGTTTCGGAACCGATTTTAGTAATGTGAGGGTACATACAGATTCTAGTGCAGTACAAATGAGTAAAGATTTAGGAGCTCAAGCATTTACCCATGGAAATGATATCTATTTTAATGAAGGTAAATTTGACACTTCTTCATCTTCGGGGCAACATCTTTTAGCACACGAATTAACACATACCGTACAACAAGGTGCTACGGTACAGCGTAAACCTGAAATTTCACAAACATCCAATACCGTACAATTATTACCAGATATTATTGCGGGCAAACTTAATGAATATGCTCGTTTTATACCTGGGTACACTTTATTTACAGTATTGATAGAATACAATCCAATTCTGGGAGAAACAGTACGAAGAACACCAATCAATGTGGTAGAAGGTTTACTGGAACTCATACCGGTTTGGGGAGTTCTATTGGTGGATAAACTTAGAGAATATGATGTTTTACAGACGGCATTCGATTGGATTAATGAGGAGTTAACCAGACTAAACCTCACGACAGATAGAATTGAGCGATTGATTAATGAAGCATGGGAAGATATGGATTTTGTAAGATTCGACCCGTTTGATTTTAACGTAGGAGTTCTGGAAAGAACCTTTACTGGTTTATATAACGATGTCATCTCTTTTGCAGATTCCTTAAAAGACCAAATACTAGAGTTTATAAAAGATGCTGTAGTATCACCACTTGTAGGGTTCCTCGAAGAAAATAGTCCAACCTATGTATTAGCTACTAAAGTGATTGGGAGTAAGTTTCCTTTGGAAGATGAGGTCAATGCTCCAACAGTAGAAATATTAGAAGATTTTCTAGTGCTTATAGGTAAAGAAACCGAAGTCGAAGAAATGAAAAATAAAGGAACACTGCAAGAAACTGCAGATTGGATTGATACCCAATTGATTACTTTTTTCTCTTTATTAGGTCGTTTCAATGCCTTATTTACCAGAGCTTGGGATGCTTTCTCATTGGAGAACCTTCGGGATATACCGACTGTTTTCAGTGAATTGTTAACAGATTTCACGGAGTTATTACAAGACTTTTTGGATTTTGCAGCCGAAGTGGCGCTCAAAGTACTTGAGATTATTAAGAATGCGTTATTAGCATGGTTAAGTAGTTTTGCAGATGATATCCCAGGATTCCATTTGCTTACTGTTATTATCAGAATAAATCCGTTTACCGGAGAAGCTGTTGCTCGTTCCACAGAAAATATTATTCGAGGATTTATGGGACTTGTTCCGGGAGGTGAAGCCAAATTCCAGGAACTACAACAAACAGGTGTTGTAACGAGTGCAGCTCAACGTATTGATGCGTTAATTGCTAGATTAGGGATTTCAGTAGCTTTTATAGTACAGTTATTTACAGATATTTGGGATTCACTCTCTATAGATGACCTGATTAGTCCTATCGAAACCTTCCAAAGAATTGCGGCACAGTTTGGAGAACCTATAAGTCGCCTTTTCTCTTTTGTAGTAGAAGTAGTGAAAATTATTATCGAGCTGATTCTGGCGATGATGAATTTTCCAACAGATCTAATTCAATCTATTATAGCAAATACATTACAAGCCTTTAATGATATTAAGCGAGATCCGGTAGAATTTCTTCTCAATCTGATCCGGGCAATTAAACAAGGTTTTGTGCAATTTTTCAATAATTTCATAAATCATTTATTGAGTGGTTTACAGAGGTGGCTTTTTGGAGAATTAGACAATGCAGGGATTCAACCTCCTGCAGATATAACGTTTCAGTCGATTTTAAGTATGTCTATGGATGTATTAGGAATTACGGTAGATAATATTCTGGAACGTTTAGCTTTAAAAATTGGACAAGATAAAGTAGATAAAATACGTGCAGGGTTGGATATGTTGACCGGCATCTGGACATTTATAAAAGATGTTATAGAACGTGGACCAATTGCCATCTGGGAGTATATACAGGAAAAGATAAGCAATCTGTGGAGTATCATTGTTGATGGGGTAAAAGGTTGGATTATGACCACAATTGTTACAAGGGTAACCACAAAACTGTTATCCATGTTAGATCCAACTGGTATTATGGCTGTGGTGAATAGTGCTATTGCATTTTTTAATGCAATCCAATCATTCATTGAGAAGTTACGAGAAATGCTCGAAATCTTAAACACTTTTGTTGCCGGGATTGCAGAATTAGCACGTGGATCTATAACAACAGCAGCAAATTATCTGGAAACAGCACTCGCCGATGGTATTCCTGTGGCGATAAGTTTTCTGGCAAAACAAGTAGGATTAGGAAATTTAGGAGAGAAAATATCAGAGATGATAGAACTGGCCCGTGAAAAAATCAATGAAGGTATTGATTGGTTAATTGATAAAGCCATGGCTGCAGGTACTGCATTTTTGAATATGCTCGGATTAGGTGGAGAAGAAGAAGAGGATGCGGAAACCCCGACGGGACCAATTAGTGCAGCTATTGCAGAAATAAATTCAGAAGGAGAAAGAGAAAAAGATGAAGGAGAAGTAACTGAAGAAGAAGCTCAAGGGATAAAAAATAAAGTAAATACAGATCATGCATCAGTAATTAATATTTCTTCAGTCACCGATGGTGGAGATACCTGGAATTATAATTATGTACAAAGAGCTGTTGAAAAAATTCCTAAGAAAACTGTTGAACCTACAGTAATTAGATATACACCTGGAAAAGTTGTGGCTGATCCGCTTACTAGTGATAGAAGTTCAGGAAGTCGTCCAGGCGTATTACCAGGATGGGCACATGCACAAACTTTAAACGTAGTTCATGATTCATGGGTTAGAGGTCATATGCTTAGTGAAGAATTAGGTGGAACAGGTTCCGCGCAGAATTTATCAATAATCTCTAAATCAATTAATGGTCTAATGGAAACTGGTCCTGAAAATTTTGCAAAAACAGCAACTACAGCGACTAGTTCTAATCCTGGTAAAAAGTTGTATTATGAAACAACTTGGGAAAATCACCCTAAATCTGGTACTGTCGAAAACTTTGCTAAAACAATTACAGTCAAAATAGCTGAATATAATGGAGATGTTAGAGGTCCCCTTGTTCCATATCCATTCACTCAGTCAGCTCCACCACTAACCGCAGCTGGAGTAAGTTTTAACATAAACGAAATTGGTAGACCAACTATTGTAGCGCAATTTAAAGTATCTTCAAATTTTGCATTAGACATCTTAGAAGCTAAAGCTACATATGGACGATTCGCAAGTGTTGCTGATTTAATTAGTAAAATTGAATTATTATACACCTCAAAAGGGTTCTCCCAAGGGTCTAGAAAATGGAACTCTATTCGAACTAATGTAACCTTAATAAACTCCAATATGAGTACTAATTCAAACCTTCAAATAAGTTAG
- a CDS encoding ATP-binding protein has protein sequence MKQVLVQNTIHFNSKLSFLREVIEYRLKTEYTNESVVFPKFDDIVSDDSLFSIFVRKQQLTLEEIITLLVAIVPHISPNFFTTIISDFLPNGGELPEFGGVKGKNHRGIIPTGETIQFIIGGSDIQKRIQFTEMFYEDHLFIKEGILYLGDVPSGDPRMSGRLMMDEEYIELFTTGKVLKPTMSKDFPAERIETQLDWNDLVLQSKTLHQVKEIETWLNYNDVVLNDWNMKSRIKPGYRILFSGPPGTGKTLTASLLGKYTGKDVYRIDLSMIVSKYIGETEKNLSKLFDKAKNKSWIMFFDEADAIFGKRTNVRDAHDKYANQEVSYLLQRIEAHSGLVILASNFKNNIDTAFTRRFQSIIEFENPSYKERLLLWKKNLPNKIPIHKNISLEEISKKYALTGANIINVVQYTCLKTLAEKDTSIQLETLLEGIKKEYLKEGKMITI, from the coding sequence ATGAAACAAGTTTTAGTCCAGAACACAATACATTTTAATAGTAAGCTATCTTTTTTAAGAGAGGTAATAGAATATCGTTTAAAAACTGAATATACCAATGAATCGGTAGTTTTTCCAAAATTTGATGATATCGTATCTGATGATTCCTTGTTTTCGATATTTGTTAGAAAACAACAATTGACATTAGAAGAAATAATTACATTATTGGTAGCAATTGTTCCTCATATATCTCCTAATTTTTTTACAACAATCATATCAGATTTTTTGCCAAATGGAGGAGAATTACCAGAATTCGGAGGAGTAAAAGGCAAAAATCATAGAGGAATTATACCAACGGGAGAAACGATACAGTTTATAATAGGAGGAAGTGATATCCAAAAAAGAATCCAATTTACAGAAATGTTCTATGAAGATCATCTGTTTATCAAAGAGGGCATTCTATACTTAGGTGATGTACCGTCTGGAGACCCAAGAATGAGTGGGCGTTTGATGATGGATGAAGAGTATATTGAATTGTTTACTACCGGAAAAGTACTAAAACCTACAATGAGCAAAGATTTTCCTGCAGAAAGAATCGAAACACAACTAGACTGGAATGATCTAGTGTTACAAAGCAAGACATTGCATCAGGTAAAAGAGATAGAAACTTGGTTAAACTATAACGATGTGGTACTAAATGATTGGAACATGAAATCTAGAATTAAACCTGGATATCGTATTTTGTTTTCTGGTCCACCGGGAACAGGAAAAACTCTTACAGCTTCATTATTAGGTAAGTATACAGGAAAAGATGTCTATCGTATCGATTTGTCTATGATCGTATCGAAATATATTGGTGAAACAGAAAAAAACCTATCTAAATTATTTGACAAAGCAAAAAATAAGTCGTGGATTATGTTTTTTGATGAAGCAGATGCGATTTTTGGGAAACGTACTAATGTTAGAGATGCTCATGATAAGTATGCTAATCAAGAAGTGTCATATTTACTGCAACGGATTGAGGCACATTCGGGATTAGTAATTTTGGCTTCAAATTTCAAAAACAATATAGACACAGCCTTTACCCGTAGGTTTCAATCTATTATTGAATTCGAGAATCCATCTTATAAAGAACGGTTATTACTTTGGAAAAAAAATCTACCAAATAAAATACCAATACACAAAAATATTTCTTTAGAAGAAATTTCAAAAAAATATGCGCTCACTGGCGCAAATATCATTAATGTTGTGCAATATACCTGCCTTAAAACATTGGCAGAAAAAGATACATCTATTCAGTTAGAAACGTTATTAGAAGGAATTAAAAAAGAATACCTAAAAGAAGGTAAAATGATCACCATCTAA
- a CDS encoding toll/interleukin-1 receptor domain-containing protein, with product MKNKNYEYDVALSFAGENRAYVEEVANSLRIRGIKVFYDLFEETNLWGKNLYEYLSEIYQNRARYTVLFISGFYNQKLWTNHERASMQARAFQESREYILPARFDDTVIPGVLKTVGYINLKDRSPDEFAGLIEKKLKKDQTFLKSKWSKISTLVNPKPFIFTIKVGNENKESIKNAKVVLVANNSTYLEGFSDEKGLAHFIIRTRKLYTVLIAHPGYPAVLFKDINPKEDIEVTIEKSKGSGSVILNKSGEIRGIMGRIKPVLKSNSKISLYADNIAIEGGQHQPFDIELNKSITLEDNGGNSIHLTLRFFQGRIALIDFCKHKLP from the coding sequence ATGAAAAACAAGAATTATGAATATGATGTTGCGCTTTCTTTTGCTGGAGAGAATAGGGCATATGTAGAGGAGGTTGCAAATAGCCTCAGGATAAGAGGAATTAAAGTGTTCTACGACCTGTTTGAAGAGACAAACTTATGGGGTAAAAACTTATACGAGTATTTATCCGAGATATATCAAAACAGAGCAAGGTATACGGTGCTATTTATCTCTGGATTTTACAATCAAAAATTATGGACAAACCATGAGAGAGCCTCTATGCAGGCAAGAGCATTTCAGGAAAGTAGAGAATATATTTTACCAGCTAGATTTGATGATACAGTGATTCCTGGAGTATTGAAAACAGTAGGGTATATCAACCTGAAAGATAGAAGTCCAGATGAATTTGCAGGCCTGATCGAAAAAAAATTAAAAAAGGATCAAACCTTTTTAAAAAGCAAATGGTCAAAGATTTCTACTCTGGTCAATCCTAAACCTTTCATTTTTACTATTAAAGTAGGAAATGAAAATAAGGAATCAATTAAAAATGCCAAAGTGGTACTTGTCGCTAATAATTCCACATACCTTGAAGGATTTTCTGATGAAAAAGGTCTGGCACATTTTATTATTCGAACACGTAAATTATATACGGTGCTTATTGCACACCCTGGATATCCGGCAGTATTATTTAAAGATATTAACCCAAAGGAAGACATAGAAGTAACTATTGAAAAATCAAAAGGATCGGGTTCTGTAATCCTTAATAAATCTGGTGAAATACGAGGGATTATGGGAAGGATAAAACCTGTATTGAAATCAAACAGCAAAATATCATTATATGCTGATAACATAGCTATTGAGGGGGGACAGCATCAACCTTTTGATATTGAGTTAAATAAATCAATAACTTTGGAAGATAATGGAGGAAATAGTATACATTTAACGCTTAGATTCTTTCAAGGAAGAATCGCCTTAATCGATTTTTGTAAACACAAATTACCTTAA
- a CDS encoding peptidoglycan-binding protein: MKKTAYQKELAIKAIQKRRGTDNNKKDVMKIQSWLTLFSIRNPSSGTATGIDGDFGPATEKAVKNFQESKGLVKTGVVDQELFNKLSINLKEAFEKPLISNGLRGLVIEVAENHLKQHPFELEIQGQSNSGPWVRSYMDGHDGSPWFWCMGFAQAILDQAASTLGKNFKTLMPLTYSCDTVGNTGLEKGLLSRFRTIRRNSSIIKPGDVFLIQKSLLDWTHTGIITSVQGDVIEAIEGNTNHQGSRNGVAVMKRMRNFRKSKIDIFSIEPLV; this comes from the coding sequence ATGAAAAAAACAGCATACCAAAAAGAACTTGCTATTAAAGCGATTCAAAAACGAAGAGGAACTGATAATAACAAAAAAGATGTCATGAAAATTCAATCCTGGTTGACATTATTTTCTATCAGAAACCCAAGTAGTGGTACCGCGACAGGTATAGATGGAGATTTTGGCCCAGCTACAGAAAAGGCAGTGAAGAATTTTCAGGAGTCAAAAGGTCTTGTAAAAACAGGTGTTGTTGATCAAGAGCTATTTAATAAACTCTCAATTAACCTGAAAGAGGCTTTTGAAAAACCTTTAATTAGTAATGGTCTTAGAGGTTTGGTTATAGAAGTTGCAGAAAATCATCTAAAACAACATCCTTTTGAGCTCGAAATACAAGGGCAATCTAATAGTGGTCCTTGGGTACGTAGTTATATGGATGGTCATGATGGATCTCCATGGTTTTGGTGTATGGGATTTGCACAGGCTATTCTTGATCAGGCAGCAAGTACTCTAGGTAAAAATTTTAAAACTCTAATGCCACTAACTTACAGTTGTGATACGGTTGGTAATACAGGCCTGGAAAAAGGATTATTATCAAGATTTCGTACCATAAGAAGAAATTCTTCTATCATAAAACCAGGGGATGTATTTCTAATTCAAAAATCACTTTTAGACTGGACGCATACAGGTATAATAACTTCCGTGCAAGGAGATGTAATAGAGGCAATAGAAGGGAATACAAATCATCAAGGTTCCAGAAACGGAGTAGCAGTAATGAAAAGAATGAGAAACTTTAGAAAATCCAAAATAGACATATTTTCAATAGAGCCATTGGTGTAA
- a CDS encoding OmpA family protein produces MFKSASTNTASAKSSNPSLLENEKKGNGFIQPKLNIGKSNDTYEIEADRVADTIVTKRNDRNKSLFGSPLTPGVQKSEEKENEIQEKSISESITPLIQKQEPSEPLPPDSRTFLFPSISQTFGRFGVTYFPNDPLPLNGILNVELKVHFTFNGRFTPEEQLTFTQNFENSIENAWSNKHRLVLNDPNMDQHFSNVQINIVTVDSPADAQFTTTVARRNRYFRSNVEGTQVELDNNDADNSKSNQVTRADFFKQVGDFGFDSSTINSDVQQDLDEVTSFLNSIPQNIRAAEDIDNMLFMEYTGRASSGGNRAYNKRLSQKRIDSVKGHIDSQFPELTAIESVSADGEVNTQAESKYRRVDVKIDSPLTNELETTNQNTAAHEAGHMFGLDDEYIEENRSKHRFEGDEPDHANLVEQLIGNEAAEELRVGNNESIMSHGMEVKRGHYLPFLAAIIRLTGNDNWNVE; encoded by the coding sequence ATGTTTAAATCTGCTTCGACAAATACCGCAAGTGCTAAATCAAGTAATCCTTCTCTTCTTGAAAATGAGAAAAAAGGAAATGGTTTTATACAACCCAAACTTAATATAGGAAAGTCAAATGATACATATGAAATAGAAGCAGATCGAGTGGCAGATACTATTGTCACTAAAAGAAATGATCGAAATAAATCACTTTTTGGTTCACCTCTCACTCCTGGTGTTCAAAAAAGTGAAGAAAAGGAAAATGAAATACAGGAAAAATCTATATCTGAAAGTATAACTCCATTAATCCAAAAACAAGAACCTAGTGAACCTCTACCTCCAGACAGTAGAACATTTCTTTTTCCATCAATTTCGCAAACTTTTGGGCGTTTTGGCGTTACTTATTTCCCTAATGATCCTCTACCCTTAAATGGTATATTGAATGTAGAATTGAAAGTTCATTTTACATTTAATGGACGTTTTACCCCCGAAGAACAACTCACCTTTACTCAAAATTTTGAAAACTCTATTGAAAATGCTTGGAGCAATAAACATCGGCTGGTATTAAATGATCCAAATATGGATCAGCACTTCTCGAATGTACAAATTAATATTGTTACTGTAGATAGCCCTGCAGATGCTCAATTTACAACAACAGTAGCCAGAAGGAATAGATATTTTAGATCCAATGTTGAAGGCACTCAAGTAGAATTAGATAATAACGACGCAGATAATAGTAAAAGTAATCAAGTAACTAGAGCCGATTTTTTTAAACAAGTTGGTGATTTTGGTTTTGATAGTTCAACAATTAATAGTGATGTACAACAGGATTTAGATGAGGTCACTTCTTTTTTAAATAGTATTCCTCAAAATATAAGAGCTGCAGAAGATATAGATAACATGCTATTTATGGAATATACTGGAAGAGCAAGTTCAGGTGGGAATAGAGCATATAACAAACGACTATCTCAAAAAAGAATTGATTCTGTAAAAGGTCATATTGATAGTCAATTCCCCGAATTAACAGCTATAGAATCCGTCAGTGCAGATGGTGAAGTCAATACACAGGCAGAATCAAAATATCGGAGAGTAGATGTGAAAATTGACTCACCTTTAACAAATGAACTAGAAACTACAAATCAAAATACAGCTGCACATGAAGCTGGTCATATGTTTGGGTTAGATGATGAATATATTGAAGAAAATAGATCAAAACATCGTTTTGAAGGTGATGAACCTGATCATGCTAATCTTGTAGAACAGTTAATTGGTAATGAAGCAGCAGAAGAACTAAGAGTGGGGAATAATGAAAGTATTATGTCGCATGGTATGGAAGTAAAACGTGGTCACTATTTACCATTTCTAGCGGCAATCATAAGACTAACTGGAAATGACAATTGGAATGTTGAATAA